One part of the Marichromatium purpuratum 984 genome encodes these proteins:
- the nhaR gene encoding transcriptional activator NhaR gives MRGSNYNHLYYFWMVAKEGGVVRAAEALHLTPQTISGQLRVLEDQLGTRLFDRRGRGLTLTETGRLAFNFADEIFRLGAEMEEALQGRTSGRPLQFTVGVVDVVPKMVAYRLLEPALHLAEPVRIHCREGKLEALLADIAVHKLDMVLADTPLAGALNVRAFNHPLGECGITFFAAPALAKRYRTGFPQSLHQAPMLIPALNTALRGALMQWLDQLDIRPRVVGEFEDRALMQAFGQAGVGVFVSPSVIAEETRRQHGVETIGATEAVRERYYAISAERRLRHPAVVAVSQAARLELFQAETEGG, from the coding sequence ATGCGTGGCAGTAACTACAACCATCTCTATTATTTCTGGATGGTCGCCAAGGAGGGTGGCGTAGTCCGCGCCGCCGAGGCGCTGCATCTCACCCCGCAGACCATCAGCGGCCAGCTACGGGTGCTCGAGGACCAGCTCGGCACCCGGCTGTTCGACCGTCGCGGACGCGGGCTGACGCTAACCGAAACCGGCCGCCTGGCCTTCAACTTTGCCGACGAGATCTTCCGCCTCGGCGCGGAGATGGAGGAAGCATTGCAGGGGCGGACCAGCGGCCGACCGCTGCAGTTCACCGTCGGGGTGGTCGACGTGGTACCGAAGATGGTCGCCTACCGGCTGCTCGAGCCCGCGCTGCACCTCGCCGAGCCAGTGCGCATCCACTGTCGCGAGGGCAAGCTCGAGGCCCTGCTCGCCGACATCGCGGTGCACAAACTCGACATGGTGCTCGCCGACACCCCATTGGCCGGGGCGCTCAATGTCCGCGCCTTCAACCACCCGCTCGGCGAGTGCGGCATCACCTTCTTCGCCGCCCCGGCACTGGCCAAGCGTTATCGCACGGGCTTCCCGCAATCGCTGCACCAGGCGCCGATGCTGATCCCGGCGCTCAACACCGCGCTGCGCGGCGCGCTGATGCAGTGGCTCGACCAGCTCGACATCCGTCCACGGGTCGTCGGCGAGTTCGAGGACCGAGCGCTGATGCAGGCCTTCGGCCAGGCCGGGGTCGGGGTCTTCGTCTCGCCCAGCGTGATCGCCGAGGAGACCCGGCGTCAGCACGGGGTCGAGACGATCGGCGCGACCGAGGCGGTGCGCGAACGCTACTACGCGATCTCCGCCGAGCGCCGCCTGCGCCACCCCGCTGTCGTCGCCGTCAGCCAGGCCGCGCGACTGGAACTCTTCCAGGCGGAGACCGAGGGCGGCTGA
- a CDS encoding DUF2076 domain-containing protein, producing MNAQDQTAIEGLFQRLQQAETQSGQRDPEAEKLIHDMISRQPAAPYLMAQAVLVQEHALKNLQGRVEDLEKQLAERPQQGGGGFLGGLFGAGSQQQAPQQQARRSSGSGWGAGRGAQPQGPGAAPFQQGQAGGGGGFLAGAAQTAMGVAGGVLLGNAIAGMFADDAEAADLPAEPEMPAEPEMMQDPMEAMPEDEGFGDFGDFGGEEF from the coding sequence ATGAATGCACAGGACCAAACCGCAATCGAAGGGCTGTTCCAGCGCCTGCAGCAGGCCGAGACCCAGTCCGGTCAGCGTGACCCCGAGGCGGAGAAGCTGATCCATGACATGATTTCCCGTCAGCCGGCAGCCCCCTATCTGATGGCCCAGGCGGTGCTGGTGCAAGAGCACGCGCTGAAGAACCTGCAGGGGCGGGTCGAAGATCTCGAGAAGCAGCTCGCCGAGCGTCCGCAGCAGGGCGGTGGTGGTTTCCTTGGCGGTCTGTTCGGTGCCGGTTCGCAGCAGCAGGCCCCGCAGCAGCAGGCGCGGCGCTCGAGCGGTAGTGGCTGGGGTGCCGGGCGTGGCGCGCAGCCCCAGGGACCGGGGGCCGCGCCCTTCCAGCAGGGTCAGGCCGGTGGCGGCGGTGGCTTCCTCGCCGGTGCGGCGCAGACCGCCATGGGCGTGGCCGGCGGCGTGTTGCTCGGTAACGCCATCGCCGGCATGTTCGCCGACGATGCCGAGGCCGCCGACCTCCCCGCTGAGCCGGAGATGCCGGCCGAGCCGGAGATGATGCAGGATCCGATGGAGGCGATGCCCGAGGACGAGGGCTTCGGCGACTTCGGTGACTTCGGCGGCGAGGAGTTCTGA
- a CDS encoding DUF494 family protein has protein sequence MFENMVDVLIYLYENYMDGGERAPIDPHVLEDELSEAGFNSDEIEQALRWLDELADEVEAPQYVPQDLGYAADSLRVYAERECAKLSAEARGFLLALEQNGILDPLGRELVIDRLLATHLSQVTADEVKWVVLLVLLNRPGQEDAFSQMEEMVYDGGQAYLH, from the coding sequence ATGTTCGAAAACATGGTCGATGTTCTGATCTATCTCTACGAGAATTATATGGACGGTGGGGAGCGCGCCCCCATCGACCCGCATGTGCTTGAGGATGAACTCTCCGAGGCGGGCTTCAACAGCGACGAGATCGAGCAGGCGCTGCGCTGGCTCGACGAGTTGGCCGACGAGGTCGAGGCCCCGCAGTATGTCCCGCAGGATCTGGGGTACGCCGCCGATTCGCTTCGTGTCTATGCCGAGCGGGAGTGTGCCAAGCTCAGTGCCGAGGCACGTGGTTTCCTGCTGGCGCTGGAGCAGAACGGAATCCTCGATCCGCTCGGCCGGGAGCTGGTGATCGACCGGTTGTTGGCGACTCATCTGTCGCAGGTGACGGCCGATGAGGTCAAGTGGGTCGTCTTGCTGGTCTTGCTGAACCGACCCGGTCAGGAGGACGCCTTCAGTCAGATGGAGGAGATGGTCTACGACGGGGGGCAGGCCTACCTGCACTGA
- the dprA gene encoding DNA-processing protein DprA — MTHEALESWLTLVNAPGIGPRTAAQLLERYGDPAAILAQPARQLTAAGLRPETVVALANPAREPIERVLRWAEQPGAWVLTGNDPRYPPRLAQLDDAPPLLYVRGDPALLAEPQIAIVGSRNPTPGGAELTHAFARELAGYGLVVTSGLASGVDAAAHLGALERGRTIAVLGTGPDRVYPAAHRELAHRIADNGALVSEFPPGVEPLARNFPRRNRLISGLSLGVLVTEAALKSGSLITARLALEQGREVFAVPGSVRNPLARGCHALIRDGARLLEDAREVLAELAPQLRALLEQPREASTSPDLLPPGLDDTAARVLEAMGRDPVAPDELSARTGLAAQQILSTLLVLELDAHVSSLPGGRYCRRDGAARGDAPPSV, encoded by the coding sequence GTGACGCACGAGGCGCTCGAGTCCTGGCTGACCCTGGTCAATGCCCCGGGGATCGGTCCACGGACTGCCGCCCAGTTGCTCGAACGCTACGGCGATCCTGCGGCGATCCTCGCCCAGCCCGCGCGCCAACTCACCGCCGCCGGACTGCGCCCGGAGACGGTCGTGGCGCTCGCCAATCCGGCGCGCGAGCCGATCGAGCGGGTGCTGCGCTGGGCCGAGCAGCCGGGGGCCTGGGTGCTCACCGGCAATGATCCGCGCTACCCGCCGCGCCTCGCCCAGCTCGACGACGCCCCGCCGCTGCTCTATGTGCGTGGCGATCCGGCGCTGCTCGCCGAACCCCAGATCGCCATCGTCGGCAGTCGCAACCCGACCCCGGGCGGCGCCGAACTCACCCATGCCTTCGCTCGCGAGCTGGCCGGATACGGGCTGGTGGTGACCAGTGGGTTGGCCTCCGGGGTCGATGCCGCCGCCCATCTCGGCGCGCTCGAGCGCGGGCGCACCATCGCGGTGCTCGGCACCGGCCCCGATCGGGTCTATCCGGCCGCGCATCGCGAGCTGGCCCATCGCATCGCCGACAACGGCGCCCTGGTCAGCGAGTTCCCGCCCGGGGTCGAGCCGCTGGCGCGCAACTTCCCCAGACGCAACCGTCTGATCAGTGGTCTGTCGCTGGGCGTACTGGTCACCGAAGCGGCGCTCAAGAGCGGCTCCTTGATCACCGCGCGACTCGCTCTCGAGCAGGGGCGAGAGGTGTTCGCGGTGCCCGGTTCGGTGCGCAATCCGTTGGCGCGCGGCTGTCACGCACTGATCCGCGATGGCGCGCGATTGCTCGAGGATGCGCGCGAGGTGCTCGCCGAGCTTGCGCCGCAATTGCGCGCCTTGCTCGAACAACCGCGCGAGGCATCGACCTCGCCCGACTTGCTGCCGCCGGGGCTCGATGACACCGCAGCGCGGGTGCTCGAGGCGATGGGGCGCGACCCGGTCGCCCCCGACGAGCTGAGTGCCCGCACCGGGTTGGCGGCGCAGCAGATCCTCTCGACCTTGTTGGTCCTGGAACTGGACGCTCATGTATCATCGCTGCCGGGTGGTCGCTATTGTCGTCGCGACGGCGCCGCGCGCGGTGACGCGCCGCCGTCGGTGTAA
- a CDS encoding NAD-dependent succinate-semialdehyde dehydrogenase, producing MPLRSIDPATGLLHATLEPATAVGLEQALATASRTAGPWGSQPLATRVTLLRALAEGLRAERTRLARLITDEMGKLIAEAEAEIDKCALVCDYYAEHAATQLADIPLASDASRSLLVHQPLGVVLAVMPWNFPFWQVFRCAAPALAAGNVVLLKHASNVPRCALAIADLFTAADAPEGVFQTLLIDAETAEQVVADPRVRAVSLTGSERAGRRVAGIAGANLKKSLLELGGADACVILEDADLERAAEIGARSRFINAGQSCIAAKRFIVVETAADAFVARLQSRVEALVPGDPRDPATTLAPLAREDLRETLHQQVEQSRTAGAELRCGGQPLAGPGWFYAPTLLDRVGPGMPAYDDELFGPVATVIRVADETEALRVANDTRFGLGGSVWSADAARGERFARAMACGAVFVNGLVKSDPRLPFGGIKDSGYGRELGAPGIAEFLNLKTLWVG from the coding sequence ATGCCACTGAGATCTATCGACCCCGCAACCGGCCTCCTCCATGCCACCCTCGAGCCGGCCACCGCCGTGGGGCTCGAACAGGCGCTCGCCACCGCGAGCCGCACCGCCGGCCCGTGGGGCTCGCAGCCACTCGCCACTCGCGTGACACTGCTTCGCGCCCTGGCCGAAGGGCTGCGCGCCGAGCGTACCCGGCTCGCCCGACTGATCACCGACGAGATGGGCAAGCTCATCGCCGAGGCCGAGGCCGAGATCGACAAGTGCGCCCTGGTCTGCGACTACTACGCCGAGCACGCCGCGACCCAGCTCGCCGACATCCCGCTCGCGTCCGACGCCAGCCGCAGCCTGCTCGTGCACCAGCCGCTCGGCGTGGTGCTGGCGGTGATGCCCTGGAACTTCCCCTTCTGGCAGGTCTTTCGCTGTGCCGCCCCGGCGCTGGCCGCGGGCAACGTGGTGCTGCTCAAGCACGCCTCCAACGTGCCGCGCTGCGCGCTGGCGATCGCCGATCTGTTCACCGCCGCCGATGCGCCCGAGGGCGTGTTCCAGACCCTGCTGATCGACGCCGAGACCGCCGAACAGGTGGTTGCCGACCCACGGGTGCGCGCCGTCAGCCTCACCGGCAGCGAGCGCGCCGGACGCCGGGTGGCGGGGATCGCCGGGGCCAACCTGAAGAAAAGCCTGCTCGAACTCGGCGGTGCCGATGCCTGCGTGATCCTTGAGGACGCCGACCTCGAGCGCGCCGCCGAGATCGGTGCCCGCTCGCGCTTCATCAACGCCGGACAGAGCTGTATCGCCGCCAAGCGCTTCATCGTCGTCGAGACGGCGGCCGATGCCTTCGTCGCGCGGCTCCAGTCCAGGGTCGAGGCCCTGGTGCCGGGCGATCCACGCGACCCCGCCACCACGCTTGCGCCGCTGGCCCGCGAGGACCTGCGCGAGACCCTGCACCAGCAGGTCGAGCAGAGCCGCACCGCCGGCGCCGAGCTGCGCTGCGGCGGGCAACCGTTAGCGGGACCGGGGTGGTTCTATGCGCCGACCCTGCTCGATCGGGTCGGGCCGGGGATGCCCGCCTATGACGACGAGCTGTTCGGGCCGGTGGCGACGGTGATCCGGGTGGCCGACGAGACCGAGGCACTGCGCGTGGCCAACGACACCCGCTTCGGACTCGGCGGCAGCGTGTGGAGCGCCGATGCCGCACGCGGCGAACGCTTCGCCCGCGCCATGGCCTGCGGCGCGGTCTTCGTCAACGGCTTGGTGAAGAGCGATCCGCGCCTGCCCTTCGGCGGGATCAAGGACTCGGGCTATGGTCGTGAACTCGGCGCGCCCGGCATCGCCGAGTTCCTCAATCTCAAGACCCTGTGGGTCGGTTGA
- a CDS encoding lipopolysaccharide biosynthesis protein, with product MNPLKRLASQTAIYGVSSVLGRFLNYLLVPLLTYSFAPQSYGVVAEFYAYMGFLAVVLTFGLETGYFRFRNSDAWAPERVYGTVVQTLLVGNLLFLLGALLASEPLAALLRHPEHPEYIWWCAAILTTDALGAAAFARLRAEERAARFAAIKLLEIGANIGLTVFFVGLCRPAFEQDPNSFLGALWDPAIGIGYVFIANLIASLIKLGLLAPQLRDGLGGFQGTLFRSLIRYSAPMVVIGLAGIVNEMLDRAALKYLLPYDDATNLAQLGIYSACYKLSILMALFIQAFRYAGEPFFFAYARERDARAVYALVLNWFVICCVLIFLVVSLFLELFGLFVGPEYRAGLDVVPILLIAGMLLGVYVNLSIWYKLTDRTLLGAGVSLIGAAITVVLLWWWVPIHGYVGAAWAHLVCYASMVVLSYLLGRRYYPVPYEIGRVLGYLALGIGLYLLAQWLTTKANGSSLTVGGAALVGFIAVVAATDGRRLLRRSVRG from the coding sequence TTGAACCCACTGAAACGACTCGCCTCGCAGACCGCCATCTACGGCGTCAGCAGCGTCCTCGGGCGCTTCCTCAACTATCTGCTGGTGCCATTGCTGACCTACAGCTTCGCGCCCCAGTCCTACGGCGTGGTCGCCGAATTCTACGCCTACATGGGCTTTCTCGCAGTGGTGCTCACCTTCGGGCTGGAGACCGGCTACTTCCGCTTCCGCAACAGCGACGCCTGGGCACCCGAGCGGGTCTACGGCACCGTGGTGCAGACCTTGCTCGTCGGCAACCTGCTGTTCCTGCTCGGCGCGCTGCTGGCGAGCGAGCCGCTGGCGGCGCTGCTGCGCCACCCCGAACACCCCGAGTACATCTGGTGGTGCGCGGCCATCCTCACCACCGACGCGCTCGGCGCGGCGGCCTTTGCGCGACTGCGCGCCGAGGAGCGCGCGGCGCGCTTCGCCGCGATCAAGCTGCTCGAGATCGGCGCCAACATCGGGCTGACGGTGTTCTTCGTCGGTCTCTGCCGTCCCGCCTTCGAGCAGGATCCCAACTCGTTCCTGGGGGCGCTGTGGGACCCGGCGATCGGCATCGGCTACGTCTTCATCGCCAACCTCATTGCCAGCCTGATCAAGCTCGGGTTGCTTGCACCACAGCTGCGCGACGGTCTCGGCGGCTTCCAGGGGACCTTGTTCCGCAGTCTGATCCGCTACTCGGCGCCGATGGTGGTGATCGGGCTGGCGGGGATCGTCAACGAGATGCTCGATCGCGCCGCGCTCAAGTACCTGCTGCCCTATGACGACGCCACCAACCTCGCCCAGCTCGGCATCTACAGCGCCTGCTACAAGCTCTCGATCCTGATGGCGCTGTTCATCCAGGCCTTTCGCTATGCCGGCGAACCCTTTTTCTTCGCCTATGCCCGCGAGCGCGACGCCCGCGCGGTCTACGCCCTGGTGCTCAACTGGTTCGTGATCTGTTGCGTGCTCATCTTCCTCGTGGTGTCGCTGTTCCTGGAGCTGTTCGGTCTCTTCGTCGGCCCCGAATACCGGGCGGGACTCGACGTGGTGCCGATCCTGCTGATCGCCGGCATGCTGCTCGGGGTCTATGTCAACCTCTCGATCTGGTACAAGCTCACCGACCGTACCCTGCTTGGCGCCGGGGTGTCACTGATCGGCGCCGCGATCACGGTGGTGCTGCTGTGGTGGTGGGTACCGATCCACGGCTATGTCGGCGCGGCCTGGGCGCACCTGGTGTGTTATGCGAGCATGGTGGTGCTGTCCTACCTGCTCGGACGCCGTTATTACCCGGTGCCCTACGAGATCGGACGGGTACTCGGCTATCTCGCCCTCGGCATCGGACTTTATCTACTCGCGCAATGGCTGACGACGAAGGCGAACGGGTCGTCGCTGACGGTGGGCGGGGCCGCCCTGGTGGGATTCATCGCGGTGGTGGCGGCGACCGACGGTCGCCGCCTGCTGCGCCGGTCGGTGCGGGGCTGA
- a CDS encoding FUN14 domain-containing protein — MSDPTRSSRTGRLRVLPLLPLLWGAGNARAQPPTEQFGTEAGELFDQSFFLTLGFSFMVGLALGFALKFAFKVALVVGGVILIALVGLQSIGVVEINWAGLEGHYDTWSAWTRAHTQALFDLLAANLSGTAAFLAGLAAGLKL, encoded by the coding sequence ATGTCCGACCCGACCCGTTCGTCCCGCACTGGCCGCCTGCGCGTGCTCCCCTTGCTGCCACTGCTCTGGGGGGCCGGGAACGCTCGGGCGCAGCCCCCGACCGAGCAGTTCGGCACCGAGGCCGGCGAGCTGTTCGACCAGAGCTTCTTTCTCACCCTGGGCTTTTCTTTCATGGTCGGGCTGGCGCTCGGCTTCGCGCTCAAATTCGCCTTCAAGGTGGCACTGGTGGTAGGCGGAGTGATCCTGATCGCCCTGGTCGGGCTGCAGTCGATCGGCGTGGTGGAGATCAACTGGGCCGGACTCGAGGGGCACTACGACACCTGGAGCGCCTGGACCCGTGCGCATACACAGGCGCTCTTCGATCTGCTCGCAGCCAACCTCTCGGGCACGGCGGCCTTCCTCGCCGGGCTCGCCGCCGGACTCAAGCTCTGA
- a CDS encoding cupin domain-containing protein encodes MQIEHWHARRDGALTEASMRRKLEGRGFQTRLDIYPPGTFLPDHDHGIDHIDGVICGRMRVGIGERSLVLEPGDLVVIPRHTFYQAEVMGDEPVVSLAAERMKAA; translated from the coding sequence ATGCAGATCGAACACTGGCATGCCCGACGCGACGGCGCGCTCACCGAGGCGAGCATGCGGCGCAAGCTCGAGGGCCGCGGTTTCCAGACCCGACTCGACATCTACCCCCCGGGGACCTTCCTCCCCGATCACGACCACGGGATCGATCATATCGATGGCGTCATCTGCGGTCGGATGCGGGTGGGGATCGGCGAGCGCAGCCTGGTGCTCGAACCCGGCGACCTGGTGGTGATCCCCAGACATACCTTCTATCAGGCCGAGGTAATGGGCGACGAGCCGGTGGTCAGCCTGGCCGCCGAGCGGATGAAGGCGGCCTAG
- a CDS encoding L-threonylcarbamoyladenylate synthase: MSAALVPAQRHRVRLAAAWLRAGAVVGYPTEAVYGLGCDPRDRGAVSRILEIKQRDPAKGLILIAADYAQLAPYVESLEATRMAKVRASWPGPNTWLLPARPSTPDWLTGRFSTLAVRVTAHPLAAALCRAYGGAIVSTSANRADRPPARTARSLRLALAGDGPDHLLHGACGGADRPSVIRDAASGRVLRG, from the coding sequence GTGAGCGCGGCGCTTGTCCCTGCCCAGCGTCATCGGGTGCGGCTCGCTGCCGCCTGGCTGCGTGCCGGGGCGGTGGTGGGCTATCCCACCGAGGCCGTCTACGGGCTCGGCTGCGATCCGCGCGACCGCGGGGCGGTCTCTCGCATCCTCGAGATCAAGCAGCGTGACCCGGCCAAGGGGCTGATCCTGATCGCCGCCGACTACGCCCAGCTCGCGCCCTATGTCGAGTCGCTCGAGGCCACGCGCATGGCTAAGGTCCGGGCGAGCTGGCCCGGGCCCAACACCTGGTTGCTGCCGGCGCGCCCGAGCACCCCCGACTGGCTCACCGGTCGCTTCTCCACCCTGGCGGTGCGGGTCACCGCCCATCCGCTGGCCGCGGCGCTGTGTCGTGCCTATGGTGGCGCCATCGTCTCGACCAGCGCCAATCGTGCCGACCGACCGCCGGCCCGAACCGCACGCTCGCTGCGCCTGGCGCTCGCCGGCGACGGCCCCGACCACCTCCTCCATGGCGCCTGTGGTGGCGCTGATCGTCCATCGGTGATTCGCGATGCCGCCAGCGGTCGCGTCCTGCGCGGTTGA
- the topA gene encoding type I DNA topoisomerase produces the protein MNLVIVESPAKAKTIKKYLGPDFDVVASYGHVRDLVPKEGAVDPEHGFAMKYQVIERNEKHVQTIAKKLKGAEALYLATDPDREGEAISWHLFELLKGRRQLGERAVHRVVFNEITKRAVQEAVANPRELSLDMVNAQQARRALDYLVGFNLSPLLWKKIRRGLSAGRVQSPALRLICEREAEIERFERQEYWSIEADADKDAKRFVAKLIQLEGAKLEQFSITDGERAEAVRQQLEQAAAGTLVVESVKRKQRKRHPAPPFTTSTLQQEAARKLGFTAQRTMRVAQQLYEGVDVGAGAVGLITYMRTDSVNLAQEALEEIRQCVADRYGADHLPPQPRFFKTKSKNAQEAHEAVRPTSVLRDPASLKAHLNQEQQRLYELIWKRTLACQMAHALINQVAVDLSAGDGNLFRATGSMVAEPGFMRVYLEGRDDAKGGDDDEERMLPEMQEGDRVNLLAIRPEQHFTEPPPRYTEASLVKALEEFGIGRPSTYATIISTLQDREYVVLDKKRFLPTDVGRVVNRFLTEYFTSYVDYDFTARLEDDLDAISRGEVDWIPLLERFWQPFKEQVDHTQANVKRSDVTQERIDEVCPKCGGQLSIRLGRNGRFIGCTNYPDCDYTRDLNPDQSETEAPEVVEGRSCPECGSPLEIKRGRYGKFIGCSAYPKCRHIEPLEKPEDTGVPCPKCGKGTLQKKKSRRGKIFYSCSTYPKCDYAVWDQPLDEPCPRCGWPILTLKVTKTKGASKVCPQKECGYRAPVEQSGGGDEGG, from the coding sequence ATGAATCTCGTTATCGTCGAATCACCTGCGAAGGCAAAGACCATCAAGAAATACCTCGGCCCGGACTTCGACGTGGTCGCCTCCTACGGCCATGTCCGCGATCTGGTGCCCAAGGAGGGGGCGGTCGATCCCGAGCACGGCTTCGCGATGAAGTACCAGGTGATCGAGCGCAACGAGAAACACGTCCAGACCATCGCCAAGAAGCTCAAGGGGGCCGAGGCGCTGTATCTGGCCACTGACCCCGATCGCGAGGGCGAGGCGATCTCCTGGCATCTCTTTGAACTGCTCAAGGGGCGTCGCCAGCTCGGCGAACGGGCGGTGCACCGGGTGGTGTTCAACGAGATCACCAAGCGCGCGGTGCAGGAGGCGGTGGCCAATCCGCGCGAACTCTCGCTCGACATGGTCAATGCGCAGCAGGCCCGGCGTGCGCTCGATTATCTGGTCGGCTTCAATCTGTCCCCCTTGCTGTGGAAGAAGATCCGTCGGGGTCTCTCAGCGGGACGGGTGCAGAGCCCGGCGCTGCGCCTGATCTGCGAGCGTGAGGCCGAGATCGAGCGCTTCGAGCGCCAGGAGTACTGGAGCATCGAGGCCGACGCCGACAAGGACGCCAAGCGCTTTGTCGCCAAGCTGATCCAGCTCGAAGGGGCCAAACTCGAACAGTTCTCGATCACCGACGGCGAGCGCGCCGAGGCGGTACGCCAGCAGCTCGAGCAGGCCGCCGCCGGCACCCTGGTGGTCGAGTCGGTCAAGCGCAAGCAGCGCAAGCGTCACCCGGCGCCGCCCTTCACCACATCCACCCTGCAGCAGGAGGCCGCGCGCAAGCTCGGCTTCACCGCCCAGCGCACCATGCGCGTGGCTCAGCAGCTCTACGAGGGTGTCGACGTCGGCGCCGGTGCCGTCGGTCTGATTACCTACATGCGTACCGACTCGGTCAACCTCGCCCAGGAGGCGCTCGAGGAGATCCGTCAGTGCGTCGCCGATCGCTATGGCGCCGATCACCTGCCGCCGCAGCCGCGCTTTTTCAAGACCAAGTCGAAGAACGCCCAGGAGGCCCACGAGGCGGTGCGCCCGACCTCGGTGCTGCGCGACCCGGCCTCGCTCAAGGCGCACCTCAACCAAGAACAACAGCGTCTCTACGAACTGATCTGGAAGCGCACCCTGGCCTGCCAGATGGCCCATGCGCTGATCAACCAGGTGGCGGTCGATCTCAGCGCCGGGGACGGCAACCTGTTCCGCGCCACCGGCTCGATGGTGGCCGAGCCGGGCTTCATGCGGGTCTATCTCGAAGGGCGCGACGACGCCAAGGGCGGCGACGACGACGAGGAACGAATGCTCCCGGAGATGCAGGAGGGCGACCGGGTGAACCTGCTCGCGATCCGTCCCGAACAGCACTTCACCGAGCCGCCGCCGCGCTACACCGAGGCCTCGCTGGTCAAGGCGCTGGAGGAGTTCGGCATCGGTCGTCCCTCGACCTATGCCACCATCATCTCCACCCTGCAGGATCGTGAGTACGTGGTGCTCGACAAGAAGCGCTTCCTGCCGACCGACGTCGGTCGGGTGGTCAACCGCTTCCTCACCGAGTACTTCACCTCCTATGTCGACTACGACTTCACCGCCCGGCTCGAGGATGACCTCGACGCCATCTCGCGCGGCGAGGTCGATTGGATTCCGCTGCTCGAACGTTTCTGGCAGCCCTTCAAGGAGCAGGTCGATCACACCCAGGCCAACGTCAAGCGCAGCGACGTCACTCAGGAGCGCATCGACGAGGTCTGTCCCAAGTGCGGTGGTCAGCTCTCGATCCGGCTCGGGCGCAATGGCCGTTTCATCGGCTGTACCAACTACCCGGACTGCGACTATACCCGCGACCTCAATCCCGACCAGAGCGAGACCGAGGCCCCCGAGGTGGTCGAGGGGCGCAGTTGTCCCGAGTGCGGCTCGCCGCTGGAGATCAAGCGTGGGCGCTACGGTAAGTTCATCGGCTGCAGCGCCTATCCCAAGTGCCGTCATATCGAGCCGCTGGAGAAGCCCGAGGATACCGGCGTGCCCTGTCCCAAGTGCGGCAAGGGGACTCTGCAGAAGAAGAAATCGCGCCGTGGCAAGATCTTCTACTCCTGCTCGACCTATCCCAAGTGCGACTATGCGGTCTGGGACCAGCCGCTCGACGAGCCCTGTCCGCGCTGTGGCTGGCCGATACTCACCCTCAAGGTGACCAAGACCAAGGGCGCCTCCAAGGTCTGTCCGCAGAAAGAGTGCGGCTATCGTGCCCCGGTCGAGCAGTCCGGCGGCGGGGACGAGGGCGGGTGA
- a CDS encoding SAM-dependent methyltransferase, with protein MFSATATAIRWVEQGLVPDGVTRGGIRALLRQRLASLPWDDCEAALAQQRALIARMDDSAIAEVPQRANEQHYELPAAFFATVLGPRRKYSCCYWPEGVDRLERAEEVALAATLERADIRDGQRVLELGCGWGAFSLYLAERLPGCRITAVSNSHAQRRFIEAERDRLGLDGLEVVTADMNDFQPDGRYDRVVSLEMFEHMRNHRRLLGRIHDWLQPGGRMLMHIFCHRHHPYFFEDDGPSDWMTHYFFAGGLMPSDDLPLYFQDRLRLIDRWRWNGLHYAHTLEAWLARMDGARERVWPLLEQTYGTADAPLWWRRWRLFFMACAELFAFRDGQEWYVGHYLFERPA; from the coding sequence ATGTTCAGTGCCACAGCGACGGCGATTCGTTGGGTCGAGCAGGGGCTGGTGCCGGATGGGGTGACGCGCGGCGGTATTCGCGCGCTGCTGCGTCAGCGCCTGGCGAGCCTGCCGTGGGATGATTGCGAGGCGGCCCTGGCGCAACAGCGGGCGCTGATCGCGAGGATGGATGACTCGGCCATCGCCGAGGTGCCGCAACGCGCCAACGAGCAGCATTACGAGCTGCCGGCGGCCTTCTTCGCCACCGTGCTCGGACCGCGGCGCAAGTACAGCTGCTGCTACTGGCCCGAGGGTGTCGACCGGCTCGAGCGGGCCGAGGAGGTCGCGCTCGCGGCGACCCTGGAGCGCGCCGATATCCGTGATGGTCAGCGCGTACTCGAACTCGGCTGCGGCTGGGGCGCCTTCAGCCTCTATCTGGCCGAGCGCCTGCCGGGCTGTCGTATCACCGCCGTCTCCAACTCTCATGCCCAACGCCGCTTCATCGAGGCCGAGCGCGACCGGCTCGGGCTCGACGGGCTCGAGGTGGTCACCGCCGACATGAACGACTTCCAGCCCGACGGGCGCTATGACCGCGTGGTCTCGCTGGAGATGTTCGAGCATATGCGCAACCACCGTCGGCTGCTCGGACGCATCCACGATTGGCTACAGCCGGGCGGACGGATGCTGATGCACATCTTCTGTCACCGCCATCATCCCTACTTCTTCGAGGACGACGGCCCGAGCGACTGGATGACCCATTACTTCTTCGCCGGCGGGTTGATGCCGAGCGACGACCTGCCGCTGTACTTTCAGGACCGGCTGCGCCTGATCGATCGCTGGCGCTGGAACGGGCTGCACTATGCCCACACCCTGGAGGCCTGGCTGGCGCGCATGGATGGCGCGCGCGAGCGAGTCTGGCCGCTGCTCGAGCAGACCTACGGGACGGCGGATGCGCCGCTGTGGTGGCGGCGCTGGCGACTGTTCTTCATGGCCTGCGCCGAGCTGTTCGCCTTCCGCGATGGTCAGGAGTGGTACGTCGGGCACTATCTGTTCGAGCGCCCGGCGTGA